One window from the genome of Coriobacteriia bacterium encodes:
- a CDS encoding polysaccharide deacetylase family protein, with translation MNPLPLKTALGDRWRAARARFRGTAMVLAYHRIAELPCDPQRICLTPERFAEQIAIVAKEHETMTCGELLGIMRDGGRLPHRAMVVTIDDGYVDNLTHALPVLRQYGVPATAFLSSGFIGAPREFWWDELERLVLTSGELPQRIDIRVDETAFSHSLRAERPWTDADATRWADWDITRPAPTPRHELFLALCTFVRPLTGAGREAALAQLRAELGASEAVREHNRTLSAEEVRELDRSGVFEIGAHTVTHQVLSARTEAEQREEIFADKAALEGVLGHSVRSFCYPHGARDRFDETSVRLAREAGFDGACTTDYGVVVPWLNRYAVPRCHTENIGGDEFRALTTRWFDLGR, from the coding sequence GTGAACCCGCTGCCGCTCAAGACCGCACTCGGTGACCGCTGGCGGGCGGCGCGCGCCCGCTTCCGCGGTACAGCGATGGTACTCGCGTACCACCGCATCGCCGAACTCCCCTGCGACCCGCAGCGTATCTGCCTGACGCCCGAGCGCTTCGCCGAGCAGATTGCCATCGTCGCCAAGGAGCACGAGACGATGACCTGCGGAGAGCTGTTGGGGATCATGCGCGACGGCGGCCGCCTCCCCCACCGCGCGATGGTCGTGACGATCGACGATGGCTACGTCGACAACCTCACCCACGCCCTGCCTGTCCTGCGCCAGTACGGAGTGCCGGCCACGGCGTTCTTGAGCAGCGGCTTCATCGGTGCGCCGCGCGAGTTCTGGTGGGATGAGCTCGAGCGGCTCGTGCTGACTTCCGGCGAACTGCCCCAGCGCATCGACATCCGCGTGGATGAAACCGCGTTCTCCCACTCACTCAGGGCTGAGCGGCCGTGGACCGACGCGGACGCCACGCGCTGGGCGGATTGGGACATCACACGACCCGCTCCCACGCCGCGCCATGAGCTGTTCCTCGCGCTTTGCACATTTGTGCGCCCGCTCACCGGTGCGGGGCGCGAGGCTGCACTCGCACAGCTGCGTGCCGAACTGGGCGCGAGCGAAGCGGTGCGCGAACACAACCGCACGCTGAGCGCTGAAGAGGTCCGCGAGCTCGATCGCTCGGGGGTATTCGAGATCGGCGCGCACACCGTCACCCATCAGGTGCTCTCGGCGCGTACCGAAGCCGAGCAGCGCGAGGAGATATTCGCCGACAAGGCAGCGCTTGAGGGCGTGCTCGGTCACTCGGTGCGGTCGTTCTGTTACCCACACGGAGCACGCGACCGCTTCGACGAGACGTCGGTTCGACTTGCGCGCGAAGCCGGCTTCGACGGCGCGTGCACGACCGACTACGGCGTGGTCGTTCCTTGGCTCAACCGGTACGCGGTGCCGCGTTGCCACACCGAGAACATCGGCGGCGACGAGTTCCGAGCGCTGACGACGAGGTGGTTCGACCTTGGCCGCTGA
- a CDS encoding glycosyltransferase — protein sequence MAAEPTILQVSPSDSGGGAEQIALALHAAYLQRGLDAWLALGAKRGTVANSLQIPNTRYRSGWARAVLGATGLADPAHEAALSAPLRRGARMLAEPGRYRSVLAGHEDFDAPGTEHLLELTPKRPDVLHLHNLHGSYFDIRQLPRLSAAVPTILTLHDAWLLTGHCAHPLDCSEYLSGCAECPHLDWYVPLRTDAAAENLQTKRAALAGGMVRIAAPSRWLADLVKASGFGDLAAEVRVVPNGIDTRVFTPGDRAAARDRLNISVTALVVAFAATRATTNAYKGFRVVAEALPQIVAALAGRDVVLLAIGDGGADEVLGGARVVHVPFVTDHTKLADYYRAADLYLHPARAESFGLTVLEAMACGTPVVASRVGGIPEVVVDGSTGTLITVDDVEALARETIALASDDARRADFARAGVARAAEFTVERQSAAYLGWYAELQEQGEAS from the coding sequence TTGGCCGCTGAGCCCACCATCCTTCAGGTCAGCCCGAGCGACTCCGGTGGAGGCGCCGAGCAGATCGCGCTCGCGCTGCACGCCGCGTACCTGCAGCGAGGGCTCGATGCATGGCTCGCACTGGGAGCCAAACGCGGCACCGTTGCCAACAGCCTGCAGATCCCCAACACCCGCTACCGTTCGGGATGGGCGCGCGCCGTACTCGGCGCGACCGGACTCGCCGACCCCGCGCATGAGGCCGCGCTCTCTGCCCCGCTGCGTCGTGGTGCACGCATGCTCGCTGAGCCGGGGCGATACCGCAGCGTACTGGCGGGCCATGAGGACTTCGACGCCCCGGGCACCGAGCACCTGCTCGAGCTGACGCCAAAGCGGCCCGATGTACTGCACCTGCACAACCTCCATGGTTCGTACTTCGACATCCGGCAACTTCCCCGGCTGTCCGCCGCCGTGCCTACTATCCTTACCTTGCACGACGCCTGGCTGCTCACCGGCCACTGCGCGCATCCCCTCGACTGCTCCGAGTACCTCTCCGGTTGCGCCGAGTGCCCACACCTGGACTGGTACGTGCCACTGCGCACCGATGCCGCTGCCGAGAACCTGCAGACAAAGCGCGCGGCGCTTGCCGGGGGCATGGTGCGGATTGCAGCGCCGTCCCGATGGCTCGCCGACCTCGTGAAGGCGAGCGGGTTTGGCGACCTCGCCGCGGAGGTGCGCGTGGTCCCCAACGGGATCGACACTCGCGTCTTCACGCCCGGTGATCGCGCTGCGGCTCGAGATCGTCTGAACATCTCCGTTACCGCCCTAGTGGTCGCATTTGCAGCAACGAGGGCGACGACCAACGCGTACAAGGGCTTCCGCGTTGTGGCCGAAGCCCTCCCTCAGATCGTTGCAGCGCTCGCCGGGCGCGATGTGGTGCTGCTGGCCATCGGCGATGGCGGTGCTGATGAGGTGCTCGGCGGTGCCCGAGTCGTCCACGTGCCGTTCGTCACCGATCACACCAAGCTGGCCGACTACTATCGCGCCGCCGACCTCTACCTGCACCCGGCGCGCGCCGAGAGCTTCGGTCTCACCGTCTTAGAGGCGATGGCGTGCGGGACGCCGGTCGTCGCCAGCCGCGTCGGCGGCATCCCCGAAGTGGTCGTGGACGGCAGCACCGGAACGCTGATTACCGTTGATGATGTCGAGGCGCTGGCCCGCGAGACGATCGCACTCGCATCCGACGATGCACGCCGGGCCGACTTCGCCCGCGCCGGCGTCGCCCGCGCTGCGGAGTTCACCGTCGAGCGCCAGTCCGCCGCGTATCTCGGCTGGTACGCCGAGCTGCAGGAGCAGGGAGAAGCCTCGTGA